GAAAACTAACTTGTGAATCATAAACCACTTTACAtacacattatatattttcttatatcaGTCATGCAACATTATATATACTCTCTAGcttccatatatataatatatgttatgTACTTCTTTGTTGTCTTGTGTTCTGAATCATTGAACGATCATGTTAGGAGCAATTGTCTCCTTCAGAAATTTATTGTTGACGACATCCGATgtcttaaaaatataaataattatgtttggTAAACTATCTTAATTtgcttttcttgatttcttcgGTCGCAAGTTGGTCAGAGtgaatatttattatttttaagtataaaaaatttagtcaATTGGGGCTAAATTAATTGGTCGTATAGACTGGAAAGTGAGTCTGATGAGGAACAATTAGCGGGAAATACGCTTCTGCACGATTCTACctgacaaaaaccaaaactaatcaatctttaaaaacaaaaaataagttaGCAGAGGTGAAGAAGGAGAGCTTGTCATGTCTTTGTCAGTAACCTTCGTGCTTCCATGTTTCAAAGCCTCTTCGAGCTTGTAATTGTAAACCACACGTGtggtttattgtttttgttttcttttcaaatttaagtttaattttcagatatttcttttttttgtgtgtgtgttaggAACACATGACAGGAGATATGatgtaacatttttatttaaacaaaaaaaagatctgCATCACTGCATGTAGTGTATTTTGTCGTGTGTCAATTAATTCTTATAGTTGTACAATTTTAATTCTGGCCCAAACATGATTGATGACTTGTTAATGACACATATTTACCATATTccattataattattttttttcattatacaGTTTCATAATAATACATTTCAATTTTCGGTTACCAAAAAACACCATTACACATTTCAACACAAAATTTATACTATCATACGATTATATAGACAATCTCGTTTCCGTCAGCCTCCTTGTGGATCTTGAATGTTCAATCCACACCTCCACATTTTGTAAGTAAGATCTTGAAACTCCTTCTTCAAACCTCGATCTATCTGATTAATAATGAGCGTAATAAAACGATTTTCTCAAATGAATCTAGTACCATCCATGCTACTGAGTCTCTTGTTACGCACTATACGCAGTCGTCTCATCTCCTTCTCGCTGGAGGATATCACTATCAGCATTTCTCTCCTTGAGTTTTACTTTGGTTCTATCAATTCACCTCATTAGTTGTGATACAACTCATAGTTATctcttttaataaaatgttatattagccttttttggtgtgtttttgagattttcatTGTACAATgtacacctttttttttatttggtgtAAAGTttaacattaaaccaaaaaaaaaaaggatatagACAAAATTACATGTCAACATTTTTGTGTCCTTGAGCATTCTAGAACGACGAGAAAGAATCAACCAGGACCGAGTCCCTTTACTTaccaatctctctcttcaatACACGCCAACGAAGACTTAGCTGGCTTTTTATCCACATGTGCATTGCATTGACCAAGTCTCTGTCACAGCTCCCATTTTCTCCACGTGGCACCCATTAATGTCTCATTCTCGACTTCATATACCACAGCCCCGTGACCAATGAATTTCCTCAAACTGAGATTTTATTACAGACAGATCTGtgtacttttattttattaccaCTAGACGTGTCCACTGCGTGTACTGTACCGagtaacaaaaagagaaaataaaaaaggaatgagaacacacaacaaatcaaattatagCTTTTATTTCGTCACacctttctttttatttagttaaggaaaatgagaaaattatCCAATATTGAATGTTTCTAAAGCAGATATTAAAATACGCGGTCAAAATTCTCGCTTTATAAAcacatctcttcttcttctagctttcatcaatcatcatcatcactctctctcaatccaacaaagaaaaaaaaagtcttcttctttttttacaagTCTGAGAATTTtctacagaaacaaaaatctgatTGTTTTTCCCACTTTGCATCTGTTTTGAGGATGCCAGCTACGGATTTTCAAGGATCATTTGGAAGGTCGTTGCTAAGTTTACGGCGAGACCAAGTTGACTCATCAACAGTCGTCTCCGGAAGTAGTAGCCACCACGAGCCAAGCACCATGGAGGTTGAGCTAGATTCGTTTCAAAGACAAGTCGCTGAGAAATTCATCGATCTCAACGCTTCTTCAAACGACCTTCTCTCTCTCGAATGGATCGGAaagcttcttgattctttcCTCTGTTGTCAAGAAGAGTTTCGAGCTATCGTATTCAACCACCGATCTCAGATCTCTAAATCTCCGATGGACCGTTTGATTTCAGATTACTTCGAACGGAGCATCAAAGCTCTAGATGTCTGTAACGCCATCCGCGACGGTATCGAACAGATCCGTCAATGGGAGAAACTTGCCGATATTGTGATCTCTGCTTTAGATAGTCACCGTCCGATCGGAGAAGGTCAGCTCCGGCGAGCTAAGAAAGCTCTGATTGATTTAGCAATCGGAATGCTTGACGAGAAAGATCATCCTTCTGGAACCAATCTAGCTCATCGTAACCGTTCATTCGGAAGAGTCAAAGACAGTCACCACCGTTCGATTGGTCATTTCAGATCTCTTTCTTGGAGTGTTTCAAGATCATGGTCAGCTTCTAAGCAGTTACAAGCTTTAGCGAGTAACTTGGCAACGCCTCGACCAAACGATGTCGTTGCTAGCAATGGTTTAGCTGTACCGGTTTACACAATGACTTCggttttgctttttgtgaTGTGGGTTTTGGTAGCTGCGATTCCTTGTCAAGACCGTGGATTGCAAGTTAACTTCTTTGTGCCTAGGCATTTCCAATGGGCAGCTCCGGTTATGTCGTTGCACGATAAGATTGTTGAGGAATCTAAGAGAAGAGATAGGAAGAATTGTTGTGGTTTGCTTAAGGAGATTGATAGGATTGAGAAGAGTTCGAGGTTGATGAATGAATTGATCGATTCGATTCATTTCCCGTTGAATGATGACAAGGAAGTTGAGGTGAAACAGAGAGTTGATGAGCTTGTTCAAGTTCGTGAAGCTTTGAGAAATGGTTTGGATCCGTTTGAGAGGAAAGTAAGAGAAGTTTTCCATCGGATTGTGAGAAGCAGAACTGAGAGTCTTGATTCTCTTTGATCTTGCACATGTTTGTCTGAATATGATGAATGATtcatgtttggattttttgttttgtttttgtttttctctatttatcctttttgatcacttgtaaaaaagaaactcaaagagTGTAGAAGTGTCATCTTCTCTTTGTGATGCTGATAGTGATTCTGTTCTTCTTTGTGTAGCTACTTGCTTAGATTGAAGTTATTTTTTCAATGAACAGTTGTATCAAATACTTCATTGAATTTGAAAGATTACattcaagaaacaaatgaaTCTTTATTTAGAGAAGAGGTTCAACTAAAGGGTCTGTTTTACAATTCAAATGAAGCACATACAAAATCTAGACATAACCTTAAATTTCTCATCTAATCTTCACAATCTTCTGCTGGCTTGAGTCCAGCTTCATGTTTGTGACGTCCTACTTTATTTCTTGCAAGTGATTCTTCCTGCAAATAGAGCTCAAATGAAATCCAAATAAATGATTAGGGATTAGAACAGAACAAACATTTGTTGTAGACAGTATTCACGGTTTGCCTCAGACATAAGTGATATTCATCACTGAAAAATCTGATAATACGTGCAATTGTTTAGGCACATCATTGGCAAAACCAACTAAATACCCAagcaaaaaaatgttaaataatgAGCAAAGGATTCTTAGTTATGTGCATCAGAGAGATTCCCATCTAGACATTAGTCATCATTATAGAACTTCTGATGTCCCTGTCTATTCATCGTCACTTGCACTAGTCAAAAGACACCAAAAGAGTATCAAAACgaagcaaaacagaaaatacTAGATCAAAGTTGATAAACAGTCTGTGAGATATGCATCAGAGAGATTCCCATCTAGACATTAGTCATCATTCTCATCTCCTAACAAGGAGATTCTGATGTCCCTGTCTTTTCATCATCACTTGCATAAATCAGgcaaccaaatcaaatcagaAGCTAGAAGAGctaccaaaaccaaatcattaaTAAGCTCAAAGATCACAGTAAAATAAGAGAAACCAGATGtgtaaagagagagaaaaaatgcCTCagagttgatttttttttcgtagAGACGCATCTCTCAAAGTATATTTAACACCATCACAggcatcaaaatcaaaatatacataacaaaaacaaccaaaaaacttgcaaaaagatcaaatctcaaaacattaacatGGGTCAATTCTAGGGTTTATCAAGAAGTGATAAATAGACGTATTTAAGAAGAGAGGCGGAGCTAATTAGGGCAGAGACAAGTCAAAGATATTAATGGGCTTTCTACTTTGGCCCAACGAATACACATGTTaatcaattaacaaaaaacgGTTTGGTTTTGTCGGTTTTTAAGGCAATTGAATTAACAAAACCGGTTTGGTTAAACCTTTGTCTCTCTCTAGCACAGAAGCACACAATTCCGTTGGTCGACGTCTTAAGTTTCCCAGCGAAATAAAAGGTTGTCCCTTCGTCTGCTTCTGTGAGCTTTCTCTCTGTTCCACCATTAATCTTTCCCCTTTTTCTCTTATTCAAACttttcttcctccttcttcttcctcgggACAAATCTTTTTGGtgcctttttttctttctttcctcctccatgatctttctcttctttgtgaCTTTCGCCTCCTCTGTGCTCATTTTCATGaattcttctcttgtttcgACGCAAACAcccatttttgtttcctctgtttctgctGCGAAAGAcccctttttaaaaaaaaaacatcttccGTTACAGTGAATTTTGTTGTCTAGAGATAGACTCTGTGTCCGAATTTAGACGTCCCCCATCTTCAAAGATTggtgctcttcttcttcttttaaaacaagtttcatcattttctcaaTAGGGAGAAATATACAATCAATTCCTTCCAATAAGTAGAATTTTATCAGGTGATTGAAGTGAGTATTCGAAGAAAATGTTTAGTCTTTagaatattttcattgttGGTTATGGGATTTTGATGCTGTATTGGTTTTGAACAGGGGATGGGAAGGGTTAAGTTGAAGATTAAAAGACTTGAGAGCACAAGCAACAGGCAAGTTACATACACGAAGAGAAAAAATGGGATTTTGAAGAAAGCCAAAGAGTTATCGATTTTGTGTGATATTGATATTGTCCTTCTTATGTTTTCCCCTACCGGAAGAGCTACTGCTTTCCATGGAGAACACAGGtataattatcaaaatcattcttatgttttgttgttcttttatCATCTTTAGTTCTGTGTTTAAATGCATCATATCTCCATTTTTGATGCATTGTGTAATCTTCTCATTGCTCTTCTATCACAAAAAAGGTTTCactgattttggtttaggaaCTGAAAGTTTTTATAAGGATTTAGTTTGAATGGTGAGTGTATTTAGAAGATCACAGATAAGGGGTATTTTGACCAGTTGGTTTAGTTGGGAGCTTTTGGCTTTGGGAGAGATTAGAGACTCTAAAACAGAgcctagttttttttttatagtttccTTTCTGTTATCAGTTCTTAGATAATGTTCTTCGTGAGTGATTTGGCTTCCTGAATCTCTCAGAGGGATGAGAGATTGAGGTTCTGTATTCAAGTTTTTAGCAATATACTGATTTTAGTCTTAACTTGGCTTTTGTGTAGTTGCATTGAAGAGGTTATTTCCAAGTTTGCGCAATTAACTCCACAAGAAAGGACAAAAAGGTATGGTAAGCATTatgttgaaaatttaaattactATCAATCCTGATGTAATTTTGTGTTATGAACCTAAATTGaagtctctttcttttaatattacaGGAAACTGGAGAGCCTTGAAGTAAAGACATAAAAACTCACTGTGTATATcatcaacttttgtttttttttgaaacacaAATTTGAGCTGATTTGTTTTGCTCAATTGCAGGCattgaagaaaacttttaagaaaCTGGATCATGATGTAAATATACATGACTTTTTAGGAGCAAGGTACTTGCCGTGAGTTCTTACTATTAATAACCATATTTTGTCATTGTAAGCCTCTCACATATCTGAGATGTTGTCTTCTTTATCCTGCAGGAATCAAACTATTGAGGTATGGATCGACCATCTTCGGTTCATGAATTTTCTTGGATActttttaatctctttgaGTCAAATTGCTAAAGTCTGTGTTAACATTACCACACGACAGGGTCTAAGTAACCAAGTAGCCATTTACCAAGCTCAGCTAATGGAGTGTCATAGGAGGTTGAGGTGTGAAAATTTATAGTATCTTGAGTTATaaagtttttgctttttgaaATATAGTTTCAATCATATTTgagtctttttcttctaatggCTGTTTTCAGTTGTTGGACGAACATCGATAGAATAGAAAACACTGAGCACCTCGATTTATTGGAAGAATCATTGAGGAAATCCATTGAAAGAATCCAGATTCACAAGGTGCgttatcatattttctttttctcgaTCATACAGACCTAAGACTCAGGATTCATTTCAGTTTCCTGAAcccatataaattttgtttacaaaagaTGTTTCCATTCATTTTGCAGGAACATTACAGAAAGAACCAACTCTTGCCAATAGAATGTGCAACAACACAGGTTATAACCATTTTGTCGCCTTTcccctctctttctctttgtctctCCTCAGGACATATTCTTAACCAGGCCAAAGCCTTTTACTGCAGTTTCACAGCGGGATACAGTTGCCTATGGCGATGGGAGGTAATAGTAGTATGCAAGAAGCTCACTCCATGTCTTGGCTTCCTGATAATGATCACCAGCAAACAATCTTACCTGGTGATTCCAGTTTTCTTCCCCATAGGTAAGAGTATAATAAAGTCACAGTTTCAAAAACcttttcattataaaaatgCTCACTCAAGTACTGGTTTCAAACAGAGAGATGGATGGTTCGATTCCCGTTTACTCAAGCTGCTTCTTTGAGTCTACGAAACCAGAAGATCAGATATGCAGCAACCCGGGACAACAGTTTGAGCAGTTAGAACAACAAGGAAACGGTTGTTTGGGGTTACAACAACTTGGAGAGGAATATTCATATCCTACACCGTTTGGTACTACTTTGGGAATggaagaagatcaagagaaaaagataaaatctgAAATGGAATTGAACAACTTgcaacaacagcaacagcaacaacaacaacaacaacaacaagatccTTCAATGTATGATCCCATGGCTAATAATAATGGTGGCTGCTTTCAGATTCCTCATGATCAGTCCATGTTTGTcaatgatcatcatcatcatcatcaccaccatcatcaaAATTGGGTTCCAGATTCAATGTTTGGTCAGACTTCTTACAACCAGGTTTGTGTGTTCACACCTCCATTGGAACTATCTAGGTAGATGATACACCAAACTGAATATGTCTCTGTATCTTTGGTGATTGCAGCAACCGAACTAACTCAAGACATGGCTCATGTATGTATGATGACTGGACTTATGTCTGACCAAGGACTAGTTTGAGCCATTGCCTACAATGTctaagataaatatatatatgtagacaGCGAGAGAGTGTGTGTACATGTTTTTGTATGTGTGAGCTTGTGTCATATACTCAGGGGAGTTTTAGGCATTTGTGTATAAGAGATGTTGTCTAGGAACCGTATATTACCTTTAACAAGAATGATAAGTATATcaatatattaatgtttttataggTGTTGGCCAATATATTGTTTGAGACCAAATGGATTGAattttaagattaaaaaaaggaatttatATAATACTGTATAACAAAGGTGCCTCCATTGTGACGGTGATAAACACATGAACCATTGATAGATTGATCTCGGTGATGATTTTTTCACCAGAATCGACGCTCGAACGGTTATTGACATGTGGCTAGGATGGAGTCCAACAAAAATTTCTATAACAACAAGCGGTGATATATTGGGCTCTTTTTGAGCCTTTAATGTTTCTGGGGCTTTATGTATAGCCCATGTAAGATTTGGTTATGGTTAATAACTTAATAATATCTATTCTTGTgacaaaccctaaatccaatCTActgtcctttttttttttttttttttagtatgtacataattttttttaatctaatccTAATTTacacataataattaaattaatcgacattttttttttttgaatatcaagAGATTCTGGGCCGAAGCTCTTAATCCTCCAGGCCCGAAACAAGAGCATGTAAACTCCAGAAACTATCAGATTTAATTATACGCAATTTATGCGATTGTGATGAACGAACCCATGAACAACTCCACGATGTGCAACTCTCTCCGTAACATTGTCATCTCTTACCTAACGATTCTtacttatatatgttttaccTACGATGGACAATCTTATCTCTATAGGGAAGACTAAAACGAACGGTTCTGCTTGCAGCATTCTGGGACTTTTGATTAGTATGCCAAACTAGTTTATtgaaaaagttaattaattatattaaccAACCCAAAATGACGTTATTAGCTCATTTGATCCATGTTTTggattgttgacaaaaaaaaaaatcttaaaagagCGTTACGAATGAGAATACATCGGCAAATATGCAATACAAGACTGGAAAAGAATATATTTGTagttttccaaaatttaagagaaaaggaaaagaataCTATAGAAAATACGAAAATTAGAATAATTATCCCTAAATTCAATctacagattttgtttctaaactatttcattttttctaaaatttaattaattatattaactaattttaaaaaggcATTACAAAGAAGGTTTGACccgatatttaatttaaaattgttaacaaAGAGCTTTACGAATGAGGTTACATCGGAAAATACACGGGTATAAAACGGAAAAAGACTCCGGCGACAGCATCAAACTAGTTCATTGATCTTCACATGGCAACTTGAAACGACACAGTGGACAGTCATGATTAGTCTCAAACCACGTTAGGACACACTCATCGTCAAATTCATGTCCGCAAGGTAAAGTCATAACTTTTGTTCCATCGTTAAACTCTTCCAAACAAATTGTGCACCTTTCAGTAGAACTAGTGGTCTTCTTGTATATTTTCCTGGCTAAAGAATTGACCACGAGCTTGTTTGCGGGTCTCAAACTGATATTATTGGTCTCCTCCAAGGAGGCTCGAACCGCTTCTTCAATTTGATCCTCTTCTTCACTCAAatcctcttcttcaatctcataCTCTTCTTCGATCGGTTCATCATTAGGAAAAATAAGCAAGGACACAAGCAAATCATCCCCCGGAGAATAGTCACCTCTTGCGGGATTAGTTACTGCAACAACATAGAAAATTAGCTCAAATATCGCAGTACCCCATTCCATATCGTAATCGTTAATTAGCTCTGAATCCTCCAAGAAAtaatgtaatttttgtttggtgggAAACTGATTGTTTTCTTCGTTGAGGAATTCTTCGATAAACGATGTATCAGTAAATGTGTAGTCGTAACCGTCGATATTTGCATTCACTGAGAGTGTGCCAGCGTTTTCTGGTTGATGATTGCGTATGATATTGTGGTAGAAATCTATTCTCATGattgattgaagaaaaaagaagatgatgaaaaataaaataagaaatcaaaatgttgATGGAATTTGTGTCTGGCGTTTATGTTGTTGTCACAACGTTATTTATAGAGGATTCTGcatgcattttatttttttgatggGGTCGGcaacatatttattattttccatttttaaatACTAGAAATCtgatttaacttttaattaaataattatactAACTAACGGCGTTACTACGCTTGTTTGACACATACAATTGTTGACAAAACCGGAAAAAGGTGTTTTGCATCGGCAAATACAAAACGGAAAAAGACCCCGGCGACAACACCACGCACTAGTTCATTGATCTTCACATGGCAACTTGAAACGACACAGGGGACAATCGTGATTGGTCTCAAACCAGTTTAGGACACATTCATCGTCAAAGTCATGTCTACCATATATTACGACGTTACAAGAATgataaatatatcaatatgttaatgtttttatagGTGTTGGCCAAAATATTGTTTGAGCCAAAAGAATTGAattttaagattaaaaaagagtttatatGATACTGTCTAACAAAGATTCCTCCATCGTGATGGTGGTAAACACATGAACCATTGATCGATTCATCTCGGTGATGATTTTTTCACCAGAATCGACGCTCAAACGGTTATTGACATGTGGCTAAGATGGAGTCCGACGAAaatttcttcaacaacaagCGGTGATATATTGAGCTCTTTTTGGGCCTTTAATGTTTCTGGGGCTTTATGTATAGCCCATGTAAGATTTGGTTGTGGTTAATAATTTCTACTTTTGTgacaaaccctaaatccaatTTAcagtctttttgtttttgtttttaaatatgtacatagattttttttaatctaatcttAAATTACACATTATGATCAAACTATCAGATTTAACTATACGCAACTCATGCGATTATGATGTACGAATCCACAAACAACTCCACGATGTGCAACTCTCTCTCTAACATAGTGATCTCCTACCTAACGATTCTTTATGGTGGATCATACCTACGATGAACGATCTTATTCTTACCTAAGACGGACGATTCTGCTTGCAACATTATGAGACTTCCGATTAGTATGCCAAAATAGTTAATTagaaaaagttaattaattatattaatcaatttataaaGGTATTCCtaactcatttgacccatttttgggtttttgaccaaaaaatcCTTAAGAGCGTTACGAACAAGGTTACATCGGTAAATACGCAATACAAAATGAGAAACGAATATGTTGTagttttccaaaatttaagaaaaaaggaaagtaaTAGTATAGAAAATCCGAAAATTAGAATAATTGACCTAAATCCAATCTACAGATTTTGTTGctaaactaatttattttttctaaaatttaattaattatattaattaactttaaaaaagcATTACAAAGAAGGTTTGACCCGATATTGTTAACAAAGAGCGTTAGGAACGAGGTTACATCGGAAAATACACGGATACAAAACGGAAAAAGACTCATGCGACGGCATCAAACTAGTTCATTGATATGGCAACTTGAAACGACAGAGGGGGCAACTGTGATTGGTCTCAAACCACTTTAGGACACACTCATCGTCAAAGTCATGTCCACAAGGTAAAGTAACaactcttcttccttcactAAACTCTTCCAAACAAATTATGCACATTTCACCAGTAGAACTAGTGGTCATCTTGTATATCTTCCTGGCTAAAGACTTGACCACGAGCTTGCTTGCGGGCCTCAAACTAATATTATTGGTCTCCTCCAACGAGGCTCGAACCGCTTCTTCCATCTGATACTCTTCTCCAATTGGAATCGCGTCTCCAATCTGAAAGGTAGGAATAAGACGCAAGGACACTAGCAACTCATCTCCCGTAGAATAGTTACTACGATCACATACTGCAATAGCATATTCACTTAGCATTATTAGTGCAAATATGGTATCGTCGTCGCCGATTCCTGAACTTTATTAGTGCAAATATGGTATCGTCGTCGCCGATTCCTGATTCCATTAAGAAGTAATTGAAGTATTCTTTGCATCGACACTCATCGTTATCTTCGTCAAGGAATTGTTCGGCAAAAGATGAACCAGTAAACGTGGGATTGTAACCGTCGATCTTTGCATTTACTGTGATTGTGCCCTCGTTTTCTGGTTGAGGATTGCGTATGATACTGTggctaaaatatattttcatgattgattgaagaatgaagatgatgatgaaaaaagaagaagtaagaacTCAAACTTCTAAAATGGTTCTTGTGTGTTTATGTTGTTGTCACAGACGTTATTTGTAGAGGATTCTACTACGTTTGTTATATTGGTGGGATTTGGaatcatattatttattataggGTCTTTTGCAAAAGTAACCATTGTggaaaaagttattaaatttttaacatcataatctgacaaaagaaataagtacaataaagttattaaatttttaacatcatAATCTGACAAAAGAAGTAAGTAACACCAGTGGTATCTAAAAAGACTATTTTGTCCTTAGTGTCTAATACTTCAATTTCTATACTATTTGGAAGGTTTTATGAATAGGCACATTTTTGCTCTTGCTTTATTAATATAGACTCATTTCTCTGATCTCTGTAAACGTTTCTTCCACTAACATTCTCCAATGATCccaataaatcaaattaaatgagaatTTTGATGGAAGAAATTTAAATgagaagattttcttttggaaagattccatttttttttgttattatcttatttatttttcatttttaaaatacataaatctGATTtgcctttctttttttttaatcacaatATTGGATTGGGAAAGAAAAACTCTGGGtagaataaaattaaataaaaaagcatTGACGTGGGTTGCAACCAGAGAAAAGTGATGACGTGTCATGTCGTGATTGGCTGAATATTATTgacgaaagaagaaaaaaacgcTGTGTCTATCTCtcgactctctctctctctggcgATGGCTATCAAACCGGAGATTTCTGTCTCCACAGCCGCTCCATCGTGCGAACCGAGGTTAACCTACTCGGAGATTTACGACTCCGAGTCGGAGAGTAATCGTTGAAGAGAGCAATGAGTGCCACGGCCATATCACTTCTCTCGCCGTTCAAGCTCAGTCTCGCCGCTCAGGCTGCTATGGAACATGTTAGTCAATCTTTAAATTTCGTATTTGTTTGCAGTCAATAAGCAGAATCATTTCGGGTCTCTGATTCTCCATATTTTGCATATGCAGACACCAGTCTTGTGGTCTCATGGCATTGATGAAAAGGCTGTACTATTCGAAGCTGGTCAAGCAgctcttccttttcttcaacAAGCTGGTTTGACTTATGAATTCAAGGTATGAAATagttatcaaatcaaatactcATGTTTGATAATATAACAGAGCAGAGAATTCAGATACTGATCCTCAGATTTGATGTTATTAGCATACTTTGTGAATCATTTACGGATATGCAAAAGTCATGTGTTTGATCTGTCCTCAGATTTGCTAATGTTACAGTTTGGAGTTGTGTCCTGAGCTAGAGAATGTCTGTCCCGGAGTTGTGTCCTCTGCTTCTTTGTGGACTGTATCCTACAGAGACAAATTGCATTTAAGACTTTGATAACTGCAATGTGTTTCTCTTTCACTGGCTGTTGAAAGCAGAAAGCCAAGAGTTGGAGCTAGTTGGATAATGTGTTCCTTACTATGTTCTGCATATGCATTTTAACAAGTGCCTTTTTGTTATATGAAGGACTTGTTGAGATTAAGAGAAGAGTATGTAGAAGAAGGCTGAAGAAGGTGATGAACATGATTCTCCAATAGAAAGTGTGGAGGAGAGCCAGCTGGAGTGGGCGTCGAATCAGTGTTCCCCTTGTAAGTAACTTCAAGCTTGTGCAACGACTTTAATAGCCTATCTCTGTGCAATGTTGTTCATTGGTTGTAATGTCTCTAGTACTCTCTTGATTGATTGTacattttcaatgttttgtaCTGAGTAAAAGCAAACATATATGcattgttttacaaaatttaaatttgtttaagaaCCCCACCATTGGAGAAGACAAAACTT
This sequence is a window from Arabidopsis thaliana chromosome 1 sequence. Protein-coding genes within it:
- a CDS encoding acyl thioesterase-like protein, which translates into the protein MSATAISLLSPFKLSLAAQAAMEHTPVLWSHGIDEKAVLFEAGQAALPFLQQAGLTYEFKV
- a CDS encoding acyl thioesterase-like protein (FUNCTIONS IN: molecular_function unknown; INVOLVED IN: biological_process unknown; LOCATED IN: endomembrane system; BEST Arabidopsis thaliana protein match is: carboxylesterases (TAIR:AT4G22300.1); Has 30201 Blast hits to 17322 proteins in 780 species: Archae - 12; Bacteria - 1396; Metazoa - 17338; Fungi - 3422; Plants - 5037; Viruses - 0; Other Eukaryotes - 2996 (source: NCBI BLink).), which encodes MSATAISLLSPFKLSLAAQAAMEHTPVLWSHGIDEKAVLFEAGQAALPFLQQAGLTYEFKFGVVS
- a CDS encoding Zinc finger, C3HC4 type (RING finger) family protein (Zinc finger, C3HC4 type (RING finger) family protein; FUNCTIONS IN: zinc ion binding; CONTAINS InterPro DOMAIN/s: Zinc finger, RING-type (InterPro:IPR001841), Zinc finger, C3HC4 RING-type (InterPro:IPR018957), Ubiquitin interacting motif (InterPro:IPR003903); BEST Arabidopsis thaliana protein match is: RING/U-box superfamily protein (TAIR:AT3G13228.1); Has 8667 Blast hits to 8640 proteins in 280 species: Archae - 0; Bacteria - 0; Metazoa - 2366; Fungi - 656; Plants - 4333; Viruses - 89; Other Eukaryotes - 1223 (source: NCBI BLink).), giving the protein MRIDFYHNIIRNHQPENAGTLSVNANIDGYDYTFTDTSFIEEFLNEENNQFPTKQKLHYFLEDSELINDYDMEWGTAIFELIFYVVAVTNPARGDYSPGDDLLVSLLIFPNDEPIEEEYEIEEEDLSEEEDQIEEAVRASLEETNNISLRPANKLVVNSLARKIYKKTTSSTERCTICLEEFNDGTKVMTLPCGHEFDDECVLTWFETNHDCPLCRFKLPCEDQ
- a CDS encoding acyl thioesterase-like protein produces the protein MSATAISLLSPFKLSLAAQAAMEHTPVLWSHGIDEKAVLFEAGQAALPFLQQAGLTYEFKDLLRLREEYVEEG
- a CDS encoding RING/U-box superfamily protein (RING/U-box superfamily protein; FUNCTIONS IN: zinc ion binding; CONTAINS InterPro DOMAIN/s: Zinc finger, RING-type (InterPro:IPR001841), Zinc finger, C3HC4 RING-type (InterPro:IPR018957); BEST Arabidopsis thaliana protein match is: Zinc finger, C3HC4 type (RING finger) family protein (TAIR:AT1G18760.1); Has 8585 Blast hits to 8561 proteins in 274 species: Archae - 0; Bacteria - 0; Metazoa - 2475; Fungi - 605; Plants - 4263; Viruses - 82; Other Eukaryotes - 1160 (source: NCBI BLink).), giving the protein MKIYFSHSIIRNPQPENEGTITVNAKIDGYNPTPASKLVVKSLARKIYKMTTSSTGEMCIICLEEFSEGRRVVTLPCGHDFDDECVLKWFETNHSCPLCRFKLPYQ